The following are from one region of the Papaver somniferum cultivar HN1 unplaced genomic scaffold, ASM357369v1 unplaced-scaffold_132, whole genome shotgun sequence genome:
- the LOC113333274 gene encoding phosphoenolpyruvate carboxykinase (ATP)-like produces MAGNGNGAEFSFVGTANGNGTARNGLAKIQTYEKKPNGICHDDTAAPVKAQTLDQLHSFQKKKSAPTTPIKGSQGALFAEEDRSKQQLQSISASLASLTRETGPRVVKGDPAKKGPETPKASHVSHHHHFTPTLSISDSALKFTHILYNLSPAELYEQAIKYEHGSFITSSGALATLSGAKTGRSPRDKRVVKDETTEDELWWGKGSPNIEMDEHTFLVNRERAVDYLNSLDKVFVNDQFLNWDPENKIKVRIVSARAYHSLFMHNMCIRPTPEELEDFGTPDFTIYNAGQFPCNRYTHYMTSSTSIDLNLARREMVILGTQYAGEMKKGLFSVMHYLMPKRQILSLHSGCNMGKDGDVALFFGLSGTGKTTLSTDHNRYLIGDDEHCWSENGVSNIEGGCYAKCIDLSGEKEPDIFNAIKFGAVLENVVFDEHNREVDYTDKSVTENTRAAYPIEYIPNAKIPCVGPHPKNVILLACDAFGVLPPVSKLNLAQTMYHFISGYTALVAGTEEGIKEPQATFSACFGAAFIMLHPTKYAAMLAEKMQKHGATGWLVNTGWSGGSYGSGNRIRLPYTRKIIDAIHSGSLLNANFKKTAVFGLEIPTEVEGVPSEILDPMNTWSDKDAYKETLLKLGGLFRKNFDVFASYKIGKDSKLTEEILAAGPVF; encoded by the exons atGGCAGGAAATGGCAATGGAGCAGAATTCAGTTTCGTAGGTACTGCTAATGGGAATGGAACAGCAAGAAATGGATTAGCAAAGATACAAACATATGAAAAGAAACCAAATGGAATATGTCATGATGATACCGCAGCTCCCGTGAAAGCTCAAACTTTAGATCAACTTCATTCCTTCCAAAAGAAAAAATCTGCTCCTACGACTCCTATCAAAGGTTCTCAGGGTGCTTTATTCGCTGAAGAAGATCGCAGTAAACAACAACTCCAATCCATCAG TGCTTCTTTGGCATCACTAACAAGGGAGACAGGACCAAGAGTGGTGAAAGGAGATCCAGCAAAGAAAGGACCTGAAACCCCAAAGGCTTCACATGTGTCGCATCACCACCATTTCACACCCACTCTCAGCATCAGTGACAGTGCTCTCAAGTTCACCCACATCCTCTACAATCTCTCGCCTGCAG AGCTGTATGAACAGGCGATTAAGTATGAACATGGATCATTCATAACATCAAGTGGAGCATTAGCAACTTTATCAGGTGCAAAAACTGGTAGATCTCCAAGAGATAAAAGGGTTGTTAAAGATGAAACCACTGAGGATGAGCTCTGGTGGGGAAA GGGCTCACCAAACATTGAAATGGATGAACACACCTTCTTGGTTAACAGAGAAAGAGCTGTGGATTACTTGAACTCACTGGATAAG GTGTTTGTGAATGATCAATTCTTGAACTGGGATCcagaaaacaaaatcaaagtcCGGATTGTATCAGCTAGAGCCTATCACTCCTTGTTTATGCACAACAT GTGTATTCGACCCACACCTGAAGAGCTGGAGGATTTTGGTACTCCGGACTTCACTATTTACAATGCTGGTCAGTTTCCATGTAATCGTTACACCCATTACATGACTTCCTCTACTAGCATAGACCTTAATCTTGCTAGGAGGGAAATGGTTATCCTCGGTACCCAGTATGCCGGGGAAATGAAGAAGGGTCTTTTCAGCGTAATGCATTACCTCATGCCTAAACGTCAAATTCTCTCCTTACACTCTGGTTGCAATATGGGAAAAGATGGCGATGTTGCCCTCTTCTTTGGTTTATCAG GTACTGGAAAAACAACTTTGTCTACTGACCACAATAGGTATTTAATTGGAGACGATGAGCACTGTTGGAGTGAGAATGGTGTTTCAAACATTGAAGGTGGATGCTATGCCAAGTGCATTGATCTCTCAGGAGAAAAAGAACCTGATATCTTCAACGCTATCAAGTTTGGAGCTG TGTTGGAAAATGTTGTATTTGATGAGCACAATCGAGAGGTGGACTACACAGACAAATCTGTGACAG AGAATACTCGTGCTGCATACCCTATAGAATACATCCCCAATGCGAAGATACCTTGTGTAGGGCCACACCCTAAGAATGTCATTCTTTTGGCATGTGATGCTTTTGGTGTGCTCCCACCAGTGAGCAAACTGAACCTGGCGCAGACCATGTATCACTTCATTAGTGGTTACACTGCTCTG GTTGCTGGAACAGAGGAAGGAATCAAGGAACCACAGGCAACCTTTTCAGCCTGTTTTGGAGCCGCATTCATCATGTTGCACCCTACCAAATATGCTGCTATGCTTGCTGAGAAGATGCAGAAGCATGGTGCTACAGGGTGGCTCGTCAACACTGGATGGTCCGGTGGAAG CTATGGTTCAGGTAACCGTATCAGGTTGCCCTACACTCGAAAGATCATTGACGCCATCCATTCTGGCAGTCTCCTGAATGCAAATTTCAAGAAGACCGCAGTGTTTGGACTCGAGATCCCTACTGAAGTTGAGGGAGTTCCATCAGAAATCTTGGATCCAATGAACACT TGGTCAGACAAGGATGCCTACAAGGAGACATTGTTGAAGCTTGGTGGACTATTCAGGAAGAACTTTGATGTCTTTGCAAGCTACAAGATTGGTAAAGACAGCAAGCTCACTGAAGAGATCCTTGCGGCTGGTCCTGTATTCTGA